A DNA window from Leptidea sinapis chromosome 39, ilLepSina1.1, whole genome shotgun sequence contains the following coding sequences:
- the LOC126976176 gene encoding uncharacterized protein LOC126976176 produces the protein MQNEQLHENFNNQYSNIIQSVVPQPPYPASIISSYQTNHPSLYSYNFQNHYPNSRYPYANIALQLANSNRLSGTNGAKLDMAKNNGVIELTFTLQPQQPLVYSPLVYVKYAVPYETYVKNLIQARPYLRQNPTKLIHELLTVANISDASQDLQKLPKDYIAKLVTAKGALVRTQVLNEGNKTDAIEAEIQNIIHLASNLSSEQLIKATNRALANVEDVATNYNTTPIEAQGQRIRHISEREKNQYVIHNGIVKQTEEKRNNVNPYYQSNSNPYVPWVRTNNYYNYQQRSSATVPQVNNMLPGMNTTRAQVTNLLPEQSTNNKTGLTNDKQHNAVSNQQPGPIEKENLRLYNEPVPIKYQKSRQVDTPREIQQPGLINKQLSQQMEIPPKELQQTGSINKRQLRHVDSISMILQQPGLVNKQQLQQK, from the coding sequence ATGCAGAATGAACAATtacatgaaaattttaataatcaatattcTAACATAATTCAATCGGTAGTGCCTCAACCGCCTTATCCAGCAAGTATAATTTCGTCCTACCAAACAAATCACCCCAGTCTTTATtcctataattttcaaaatcattATCCAAATTCTAGATACCCGTATGCAAACATTGCCCTCCAATTAGCGAATTCGAATCGGTTGAGCGGAACGAATGGTGCTAAATTGGACATGGCAAAGAATAATGGCGTCATTGAATTAACATTTACGCTCCAACCACAGCAACCTTTGGTTTATAGCCCACTAGTCTATGTAAAATACGCTGTTCCATACGAAACATATGTCAAGAACTTGATTCAGGCGCGGCCGTACCTTCGACAGAACCCAACGAAACTCATTCACGAATTATTGACCGTTGCAAATATATCGGATGCCTCACAGGATTTGCAAAAATTACCCAAAGATTACATTGCGAAACTAGTAACAGCTAAAGGCGCTCTTGTTAGAACTCAAGTTTTAAACGAGGGCAATAAAACTGATGCTATAGAagcagaaatccaaaacataaTTCATCTAGCTTCGAACTTAAGTTCAGAGCAACTGATAAAGGCAACTAATAGGGCATTAGCAAATGTCGAAGATGTAGCTACTAATTACAACACAACCCCGATTGAAGCACAAGGGCAACGTATTAGACATATTTCGGAAAGAGAGAAAAATCAATATGTAATACATAACGGAATAGTAAAACAAACAGAGGAGAAACGTAATAATGTTAATCCATACTATCAAAGTAATTCAAACCCGTATGTCCCGTGGGTgagaacaaataattattataattatcaacaGAGATCCAGCGCAACAGTACCACAGGTCAATAACATGCTTCCAGGCATGAATACTACCCGAGCACAAGTTACTAATTTACTACCGGAGCAGTCCACCAATAATAAAACAGGTCTAACTAATGACAAACAACATAACGCTGTATCAAATCAGCAACCAGGACCGATTGAGAAGGAAAATTTACGTCTATATAATGAACCAGTTCCGATAAAGTATCAAAAATCACGTCAGGTGGACACTCCTCGAGAAATTCAACAGCCAGGcctaattaataaacaattgtCACAACAGATGGAAATTCCTCCAAAAGAGCTACAACAGACTGGCTCAATCAACAAAAGACAATTACGCCATGTGGACAGTATTTCAATGATTTTGCAACAGCCCGGCTTGGTCAATAAACAACAACTACAGCAGAAGTAA